In Nonomuraea sp. NBC_00507, the following are encoded in one genomic region:
- a CDS encoding MauE/DoxX family redox-associated membrane protein has protein sequence MTVAVLNALCAGLALAGAMLLLYASLRRLAGGGSLTRTVSAHGILPPASARLAEPIELVVGLSMSVSWLAGWLLPFLAGAVWYAFLAGYLALVLRKKGRVPCGCLDEESPVTPAKIGRAAVIAVACVAVAGSAPPPGLGLRLVHLPVALFVAALLVLLDRVLALREVHP, from the coding sequence GTGACAGTGGCCGTGCTCAACGCTCTGTGTGCCGGGCTGGCGCTGGCGGGTGCGATGCTGCTGCTCTACGCCTCGCTGCGCCGCCTGGCCGGCGGCGGGAGCCTGACTCGTACGGTCTCCGCGCACGGCATCCTGCCGCCCGCGTCGGCCAGGCTCGCCGAGCCCATCGAGCTGGTCGTGGGCCTGTCCATGTCCGTTTCGTGGCTTGCGGGATGGCTGCTGCCCTTCCTGGCCGGGGCGGTCTGGTACGCGTTCCTGGCCGGATATCTGGCGCTGGTGCTCCGCAAGAAGGGCAGGGTGCCGTGCGGCTGCCTGGATGAGGAGAGCCCGGTGACGCCGGCGAAGATCGGGCGGGCCGCCGTGATCGCGGTGGCGTGCGTCGCCGTGGCCGGGAGCGCCCCGCCTCCCGGCCTAGGGCTGCGGCTGGTTCACCTGCCGGTGGCACTCTTCGTCGCGGCGCTCCTGGTCCTGCTCGATCGAGTGCTGGCTCTTCGCGAAGTACATCCATAA
- a CDS encoding ArsR/SmtB family transcription factor — MHTSLPDFDMPNEEQVHLAAESFRLLSDPTRIKILWALLQGESSVACLAELADAAPTAVSQHLAKLRLAGLVKGRREGTFVYYRAADEHVRRLLTEGLFHADHLDRPALESDQHAVAEPGRTA, encoded by the coding sequence ATGCACACGTCACTGCCCGACTTCGACATGCCGAACGAGGAACAGGTGCACCTGGCGGCGGAGTCGTTCCGTCTGCTCTCCGACCCGACCCGCATCAAGATCCTGTGGGCGCTGCTGCAGGGCGAGTCGTCCGTCGCCTGCCTGGCCGAGCTCGCCGACGCCGCCCCCACCGCCGTCAGCCAGCACCTGGCCAAGCTGCGCCTGGCCGGGCTGGTCAAGGGGCGGCGCGAGGGGACGTTCGTGTATTACCGCGCGGCGGACGAGCACGTACGCCGTCTCCTGACCGAGGGCCTCTTCCACGCCGACCACCTCGACCGGCCCGCCCTTGAAAGCGATCAGCATGCTGTCGCCGAGCCGGGCCGCACCGCGTAG